The sequence below is a genomic window from Sphingomonas jaspsi DSM 18422.
GCGGATCATCGCGTCGCGCTGGAAAAAGGCGTGGCCGAATTTCGACTTTACGCTGCTGCCCGGCGGCGCGAAAGGCACGCTGCAGGGCGTTCGTCGCCGCTAACCGATCCTAGCCGCGCATCTCCGGCAGATAATCGCTGTCGATCGCGTCGCTGAACTTGGTGATGCGGGCATCGAAGCGCATGCGGACGGTGCCGGTGGCCCCGTGCCGCTGCTTGGCGACGATGAGGTCGGCGCGGCCGTAGATGCGCTGCATCTCTTCCTGCCAGGTGGCGAAGTCGGGGTGGTCCTCTTCCGGCTTCTTCGCGGCGAGATAATAGTCGCCGCGGAACACGAACCACACCATGTCGGCGTCCTGTTCGATCGAGCCCGATTCACGAAGGTCGCTGAGCTGGGGCCTCTTGTCCTCGCGCTGTTCGACGGCACGGCTGAGCTGCGACAGCGCCATCACCGGCAGGTCGAGTTCTTTCGCCAGCTGCTTGAGGCCGCGGCTGATTTCGGAGATTTCCTGCACGCGGTTGTCGCCCGCGCTGCCCTTGCCGGTGCCCTGCAGCAGCTGGAGATAGTCGACCACGACGAAGCCGATGCCCTTCTGCCGCTTCAGCCGCCGCGCGCGGGCGCGCAAGCTGGCGATGGTCAGGCCCGGCGTATCGTCGATGTAGAGCGGCAGGTTGGCGAGTTCGCCCGAGGCGCGGGCGAGCTGGCGGAATTCCTGCTGGCTGATCTTGCCCATGCGCAAATTTTCGGAGGAGATGCCCGACTGTTCGGCCAGGATACGCGTCGCCAGCTGGTCGGCCGACATTTCCAGGCTGAAGAAGGCGGTCGGCGCGCCCGCCGACTTGGACGGTTCGATCCCGTCCTCCATGTCGCGGACGTAACGCTGGGCGGCGGCGAAGGCCATGTTGGTGGCGAGCGAGGTCTTGCCCATGCCCGGACGGCCGGCAAGGACGATGAGATCGCTTTTGTGCAGGCCGCCGATCTTGGCGTTGACGCCGTCGAGGCCGGTGGTGACGCCCGACAGATGGCCGCCGGAATTGAGCGCCTTTTCCGCCTGTTCGAGCGCGAGACGGGTGGCCTCGCCGAAGCTTTTGACCTTGCCCTCGTTGCCGCCCTCTTCGGCGACGCGATACAGTTCGCTCTCGGCTTTTTCGATCTGGGACAGCGGGGCGACGTCCTCCGACGTGTCGAGCGCCCCTTCGACCAGGTCGCGGCCGACGCCCACGAGCGCACGGAGCAGCGCCAGGTCGTAGATCTGCTGGGCGAAATCGCGCGCGCCGATGACCGCCGCGCCGGAGCCGGTCAGCTGGGCCAAATAAGCCGCCCCACCCACTTCCTTCATGGCCTCGTCATCGCTGAACAGCGGGCGCAGCGTGACCGGGTTGGCGACCATATTCTTGTCGGTCATGCGCAGGATGGATTCGTAGATCCGGCCATGCAGCGGTTCGAAGAAATGGTGCGGCTTGAGCCGGATTTGGACGTCTTCGACCAGCCGGTTGTCGATCATCAACGCGCCCAGCAGCGCCGCCTCCGCTTCGATATTCTGCGGGAGCTTCTGCGGTTCCGGGGTCGCGGCCCCGGACTCATTGATTCGAACGACTTCGGCCATGCCGTCTGCTATTCCTTCGCGGGCGGGTGATGTCACCCGCGCAAATGTGTCACAGGGCGAACAAAGCTAGCACGTTTGTGGATAGTTTTGGGAGCGAATTTGCCGCCCCCTTGGATGGTCGACGGTCGATCCATCCACAGAAAATCGTGAGGCCGATTGAAGGCAGAGCCCCGCCCCGCTAGCCCATCCCCATGAGCATTCTTTCCGACCGCTGGATTCGCGAACAGGCCCTCAACCACGGCATGATCGAACCGTTCGTCGAGGCGCAGCGGCGTGATGGCTGCATCAGCTATGGCCTGTCGTCCTACGGCTACGACGCGCGCGTCGCGGACGAGTTCAAGATTTTTACCAATGTCGACAGCGCGGTGGTCGATCCCAAGGATTTCGCC
It includes:
- a CDS encoding replicative DNA helicase; amino-acid sequence: MAEVVRINESGAATPEPQKLPQNIEAEAALLGALMIDNRLVEDVQIRLKPHHFFEPLHGRIYESILRMTDKNMVANPVTLRPLFSDDEAMKEVGGAAYLAQLTGSGAAVIGARDFAQQIYDLALLRALVGVGRDLVEGALDTSEDVAPLSQIEKAESELYRVAEEGGNEGKVKSFGEATRLALEQAEKALNSGGHLSGVTTGLDGVNAKIGGLHKSDLIVLAGRPGMGKTSLATNMAFAAAQRYVRDMEDGIEPSKSAGAPTAFFSLEMSADQLATRILAEQSGISSENLRMGKISQQEFRQLARASGELANLPLYIDDTPGLTIASLRARARRLKRQKGIGFVVVDYLQLLQGTGKGSAGDNRVQEISEISRGLKQLAKELDLPVMALSQLSRAVEQREDKRPQLSDLRESGSIEQDADMVWFVFRGDYYLAAKKPEEDHPDFATWQEEMQRIYGRADLIVAKQRHGATGTVRMRFDARITKFSDAIDSDYLPEMRG